One segment of Mycolicibacterium sp. YH-1 DNA contains the following:
- a CDS encoding TetR/AcrR family transcriptional regulator, with protein MSSPRPYHHGQLYREAIDGAVEEVQSVGVAAVSMRQIARRAGVSHAALAYQFGDKTGIFTAVATEGFRLQAEMIGSSAHGPDGFLGGGQAYIAFALTHRGHFEVMFRPYLYRRDDPALLAAKKAAFDVLYDAARASLESHRPGPVSDDEVSSLALTGWSLSHGFATLALTSNISELRYADPAVVADQINQGVIALGELVKQHTT; from the coding sequence ATGAGTTCTCCGCGGCCGTATCACCACGGGCAGCTTTACCGAGAAGCGATCGACGGCGCGGTCGAGGAAGTCCAGTCGGTGGGAGTCGCCGCGGTGAGCATGCGTCAGATCGCCCGTCGCGCAGGCGTGTCGCATGCCGCGCTGGCCTACCAGTTCGGCGACAAGACCGGAATCTTCACTGCCGTGGCGACCGAGGGATTCCGCCTCCAAGCCGAGATGATCGGGTCGAGCGCGCACGGTCCAGATGGTTTCCTGGGTGGTGGTCAGGCCTACATCGCATTCGCGCTAACTCATCGGGGTCACTTCGAGGTGATGTTTCGCCCCTATCTGTATCGCCGTGACGATCCGGCGTTGTTGGCCGCGAAGAAGGCCGCCTTCGACGTTCTGTACGACGCCGCGCGAGCCAGTCTTGAGTCACATCGCCCGGGACCAGTCAGTGACGATGAAGTCTCCTCGCTTGCCCTGACGGGTTGGTCACTGTCGCACGGGTTCGCCACTCTCGCATTGACATCGAACATCTCCGAGCTGCGGTACGCCGACCCCGCCGTGGTGGCCGACCAGATCAACCAGGGCGTCATCGCACTGGGAGAACTGGTGAAACAACACACCACATAA